Sequence from the Pecten maximus chromosome 8, xPecMax1.1, whole genome shotgun sequence genome:
CataattgattgaaattgataaaCACCTTTTATTATGTCATGTTACGCtttgtaatttataatatgtttcaagcatttaatcttaaaaatgattgatttattgataatgGGTAATAGAGacaatgttataaaacatatactTTAAGTGTGTCACTATTCgctagatttgaaaatttatgacattgtaaaataaataaaaaggttGTATTAAATTTATgtaattcattttgaaatagaagctgttttgatatatattatgtatattgttataatgtatgtcatatgtttcaatatttaatctgttgaaaatgaaaatacacaTGCATCATAATTCTATGTGTACAATAatgatttctttaaatatatcatttgtagATTTGATAGTaacatgaatttgaaaaattaatatttttattttactacaaaaaataaataagttttcaGTATTTAATTGCAACTGGTCATTTCTaataatatatgattatatcacaatttatatttgtttatgttatttgtattactaaatacaaattgttttacaaatgttgtatatattacattatgatttgtgttttcataaataaataggCCAGTGTTTCATAGGGAGTCAAATATTGTGTTGTTCATTTTGTAAgtgtaagagttacttcccttgggaTTGACTCGGAAATCGTGATGGACAAAATCATcgtttttcatacaaaatacacatttttatttaatgacACTTTTACATATCatgtataaaacatatacaacGATGGCTACTTTTTTATGTGATTGATCACAGGTAcccgactcgttttataaaataataacatataagagtacatatttctcatttatatgtactcttatatattattattttataaaacgagtcaggcacctgcCGTGGATTGATCTTATAAAATTATATCCAAACATaacacattttttaatattaaaaaaaacaacaaataagtTACTTTATTAATAGTATGCGTCCGAATACTCCTAATTTTCGACTGATCTCTATACCGTaaagtttaaattaaattaatagtTATCAACTTTAAATTATTGGGAATATAGAAAAGTAAAGAGATGATTTTAATAAAGGTGACCGATAATTACCACGGAGAAAATTCAACAGCGCCCAGAATGACTGACAAACATCGGGTTGTGTGCTTATTCCGATTGCATCAACTCCTCTTGACAGAAAATCTTCGAGACTGTCCGTATTCAGCAGGTCCCTTATTTCAACCCCTTCACAACTTGGACGTTCAGTAACAAAATTAGCTCTCGCTCTCATCATACATTCATATGTTGCTCGAAGAGAAATGTATGCATCACGGAAACTTGTTCCATCTTCAGCGTTACAGTTTCGGATTTCTAAGTTAAAGAAACGAACAAACCCAGGATCAGTCAGGATAACTTTGAAAAAGTTCTGGACGATTTTCTCTTCATCCGATCCCTTGAAATCATGTAAAGAATTCCCCAGAATAAGTTGATTTGTGGCGTGGCGGACATCCTGAAATCCCCTGTGAGTGTTCGCGGccatatttataatatattgggGTGAGGCGATTGACAGGATCGGGCAGAGTCGGACAGGATCAGGGTAGAATCGGACCGTTTAGtcatacatgcatatatatatttcttatgcTCGTAAATTGTCATTATAGACTGTGCCTTAATAATATACGTTGTAAGCTttgtttatttgacaaaatttgtgaaacaagttatatcaacttatacaGATCACGCGCACgtttgttggcccggatggaagcgcgaaAGAAAGGAAacctatatttatttatttctgtgcATGCACAGCACCCGTGTGCAATACCACAACCAGCGTTTCCccagtatacatttgtataacacGGTTCAGTGATTGGACACTACCATAGCAACAATGTTTTGTGTAGTCTCCTAAATTCCTTGTGCTTGACGAAACTTTCATTTGCATTCAAAAGTCTAACGCAAATGTTTGGGTAAATTATATAACGTTAGGGATATAGAAAGGTCTCTTGTTTAACCCAATGGTATATGTTTCAACAAAAGgatatattaatattgtatcTCTTATTGAACCTTAAAAAGGTTATCAAagctcattttaaacttatcgaaacacttttaagtctatattaagtttttaagtctatattagtatattatctgacatcttttttatttgacaactaattttgaaattatttggatttattttctttccccccatattttgtgtaaaccgtTGGATATCAAAAATAAGTTTTCTGTGCTATTTAGAATATGCTTTAACCTCTCATGTATACATcttgcaaattttgtatataaaatgcataaatttgGCATTGATCTTCTATGTCTTGAATGCTCTAAAATGATAGCGTAAGCATTTTGCAATTACATTACGTCTACCATTTGACTTGTTTCTAATGGTTCCTGCGGGACGAGctgaaatttctttaaaaaaaaaaagaaaagaaaaaaaggtctTCGGGGTTTTCTTTGTCCCACTTTAACCGATCGATTGATTGCGTTCCCTACCAAtgactagttatatcaattagtggGCCTGACTAGAACCATCACCTAGGGACAGCATTCAAAGTTTGTGTATAAAAGGTAAGCTCAAATAAATATCagagttttttctttctttgttttgtttgtttgtttggtttgtctcatttttgttttgttttttgttttgttgaaaacTGATGTGTACGCAACTGCGTATTTGCGTAAAGGCAGCTACGCGCCTGAATACGAATGCAtttcaatcaggaatataattttattaatgtgtcatttgaaaagatgcatccactcattcagcttgcattcaatctgacatttgttccgtttttaactgcatgcctccattttgcatttaccgctacattgaccaatcacatacatttttgtacttcatcttgaccagtgacgccacctgtcgcgtcattttTGGGGACAAAAGAATATTGTACGGCCATGCCGAAAAAACAAGaaacgaaaaaaacaaaacaagaaaaaaaaaaaaaaaaacgaaaaaaaaacaatgatgcCAATATTTTGAAGAATGCCCTTGCAACAACAGAGAAGCAATTAATGAGTGGAGAGGTTGTCTGAAGATGTTCGTTACTCTTTTGGTGTTTGACCCTGACACCATCTCTGATGTAGCCTACTCGTTAAtgacatttattggtgattacGTGCGACTtgttgaaggtcaaggtcatcagttttaacaaactttgtaccTCTTATCCGCGTATGGTACATAcctaatattaggtctctgggccttttggttcTCAAGGAGAAGTCGTATACaatatttaagcatatttgCCCCGTGTGACCtagaatgaaggtcaaggtcatctatttgaacaaacttggtagcccttcatcccaacaTGGTGCAGACCTAATATTGAGTCTATGGGTATTTTGGTTATCAAGTAGCTGTACCtttaagattttagcatatttgaccactgtgaccttgaatgaagatcaaggtcatccatttaaacaacttcaaAGGGCTTTATCACAGCATGTTACAGACCTAgtattgggtctctgggccttttggtttcCAAGAAGATGCCCCTTAAAGATTTTTTACATATTTGACCttcgtgaccttgaatgaaggccaagttcattcaattgaacaaactttgaagGCCTTCATTCAGCATGGTaaagacctaatatttggtctttgggccttttggttatcaaaaaGAAGTCGTTAAacgattttaacatatttgacccctgtgaccttgaatgaggtcaaggtcatcaatttTAGCAAAATTCAAAGCGCTTTATCAAAGCACGTTACATACCTAATATTTGGTCTTTGGGCCTTTTAGTTATCAAGAAGAGGTCGTTAAAtgtttttagcatatttgacccctgtaaccctgaatgaagttcaaggtcatctatttgaacaaacctggtagcccttcatcccagcatgttacagaATTGAtagttgagaagaagttgaaaatgtaaattgttttcgacgcacgacgcacggtAAAAGgtgattgcaataggtcaactgagacttcgtcgCTTAGTTGGGTATCATAATTGCtttatttcacatgtgtatTCGAGTATCATGCAGTTAGTCATTATctaagaaaaaatgaaaacatggaaaataaataaagtgaAATTGTCTAAACTTGACATACAAAAGTATCATacaaatttaattcatttaaatgatCAGGATAATGAAGACACATATAATTATTCTCACTGTTTGTTATGCCGATTATTCCTATAAAGTACCTACACACTTAGGTAGGTGTTTAATGTTCTAGAAAAAATGTACCCTAGGACCGTACCCTAGGACCGTACCCTACATACCAAATAAGACGCTTCCATGCATTGCAACCTGAACGTGTGC
This genomic interval carries:
- the LOC117332961 gene encoding uncharacterized protein LOC117332961: MAANTHRGFQDVRHATNQLILGNSLHDFKGSDEEKIVQNFFKVILTDPGFVRFFNLEIRNCNAEDGTSFRDAYISLRATYECMMRARANFVTERPSCEGVEIRDLLNTDSLEDFLSRGVDAIGISTQPDVCQSFWALLNFLREIKTHEGAIRRLLNIAPRNTSKKTQIMIGLAHHLFSKLVPNKKYEVDENIKNLPQTCGCEDTLKTNGSVSLIYDACGPYFDDGN